From the Rhodoferax sp. WC2427 genome, one window contains:
- a CDS encoding Bug family tripartite tricarboxylate transporter substrate binding protein, translating into MQHRRHFLHTAASAAALAAFAPLHALAQGVDQVKIYYGFPPGSSGDSVARRVGEKLAGTAYCKTAAVVDNKPGAGGRIALEALKSAPADGSVLALAPVSAMSVYPHIYAKLSYDPKDFATVSIGAVMHHGLAVGPAVPPTVKSLKDFLAWAKANPDQASYGSPGAGSMPHLLGALLGIRSKVELKHVPYRGTVPGITDLVGGQIASTMNPSGDYLAYVKAGKLRVLATSGPIRSPYYPDVPTFAEQGFPDLVVEEWFGFYAPAKTPPATLALANAAITAALKDKVVLDSLALVGLIARGSTQEDMAKSQKAEFERWGPLVKQIGFSAES; encoded by the coding sequence ATGCAACACCGTCGCCACTTCCTCCATACCGCCGCCAGTGCCGCTGCCCTGGCCGCCTTCGCCCCCTTGCATGCCCTGGCCCAGGGCGTGGACCAGGTGAAGATCTACTACGGCTTTCCGCCCGGCAGCTCGGGCGACAGCGTGGCCCGCCGCGTGGGCGAGAAGCTGGCCGGTACCGCCTACTGCAAGACCGCCGCCGTGGTGGACAACAAGCCCGGTGCGGGCGGCCGCATCGCCCTGGAGGCGCTCAAGAGTGCGCCCGCCGACGGCTCGGTGCTGGCGCTGGCGCCGGTGTCGGCCATGTCGGTGTACCCGCACATCTACGCCAAGCTCAGCTACGACCCGAAGGACTTCGCCACGGTGTCCATCGGCGCGGTGATGCACCACGGCCTGGCGGTTGGCCCGGCGGTGCCACCCACCGTGAAGTCGCTGAAAGACTTTCTGGCCTGGGCCAAGGCCAATCCCGACCAGGCCAGCTACGGCTCGCCGGGCGCGGGCAGCATGCCGCACCTGCTGGGGGCGCTGCTGGGCATCCGCTCCAAGGTGGAGCTCAAGCACGTGCCCTACCGCGGCACCGTGCCCGGCATCACCGATCTGGTGGGCGGCCAGATTGCCTCCACCATGAACCCCAGCGGCGACTACCTGGCCTATGTGAAGGCGGGCAAGCTGCGCGTGCTGGCCACCTCGGGCCCGATCCGCTCGCCCTACTACCCCGACGTGCCCACCTTTGCCGAGCAGGGCTTTCCCGACCTGGTGGTGGAGGAATGGTTTGGCTTCTACGCCCCGGCCAAAACCCCGCCCGCCACCCTGGCCCTGGCCAACGCCGCCATCACCGCGGCGCTGAAAGACAAGGTGGTGCTGGACAGCCTGGCCCTGGTCGGCCTGATCGCCCGGGGCTCCACCCAGGAAGACATGGCCAAGTCGCAAAAGGCCGAGTTCGAGCGCTGGGGCCCGTTGGTGAAACAAATCGGTTTCAGCGCAGAGTCCTGA
- a CDS encoding porin: MKNNIHRFTLTALAAFGALAAAGAVQAQNVTLYGVIDTGIETVSNTAAGGTLTRMPSNTGIFASRWGMRGKEDLGGGLAAVFTLESGFSPDTGAMGQGGRLFGRQALVGLSGDWGAVTLGRQYSMLYWSMMDADIVGPSVFGVGSLDAYVPNSRHDNAIVYRGKFDALSVGASYSLGRDTVNAGPSPVGTNCPGESGSDAQACRAWSLMAKYDTASWGAALAYDLQHGRTLTSATDTVFGGLTSSDKTDARLSVNGYAKFGDAKLAAGLIRRDNDGSATRPKSNLWYVGASYALSPAWTVDGTVARLAYKDVSNADSTLVAVRALYKLSKRTTVYGQLGHISNQSAVAVSVSGGATGSNPALGGSQTGTMVGINHAF; the protein is encoded by the coding sequence ATGAAAAACAACATCCACCGCTTCACCCTGACCGCCCTGGCCGCCTTCGGCGCCCTCGCCGCCGCCGGTGCCGTCCAGGCCCAGAACGTCACCCTGTACGGTGTCATCGATACCGGCATTGAAACCGTGAGCAACACCGCCGCCGGGGGCACCCTGACCCGCATGCCGTCCAACACCGGCATCTTTGCATCGCGCTGGGGCATGCGCGGCAAGGAAGACCTGGGCGGTGGCCTGGCCGCCGTGTTCACCCTGGAATCGGGCTTCTCGCCCGACACCGGCGCCATGGGCCAGGGCGGCCGCCTGTTTGGCCGCCAGGCGCTGGTGGGCCTGAGCGGCGACTGGGGCGCCGTGACCCTGGGCCGCCAGTACAGCATGCTGTATTGGTCGATGATGGATGCCGACATCGTCGGCCCCAGCGTGTTTGGCGTGGGTTCGCTGGATGCCTACGTGCCCAATTCACGGCATGACAACGCCATCGTCTACCGGGGCAAGTTCGATGCCCTCAGCGTCGGCGCCAGCTACAGCCTGGGCCGCGACACGGTGAACGCCGGGCCCTCGCCCGTGGGTACCAACTGCCCCGGCGAAAGCGGCAGCGACGCCCAGGCCTGCCGCGCCTGGTCACTGATGGCCAAGTACGACACCGCCAGCTGGGGTGCCGCCCTGGCCTACGACCTGCAGCATGGCCGCACGCTCACCAGCGCCACCGACACGGTGTTCGGCGGCCTGACCAGCAGCGACAAGACCGATGCCCGCCTGTCCGTCAACGGCTACGCCAAGTTCGGCGATGCCAAACTGGCCGCCGGCCTGATCCGCCGCGACAACGACGGCAGCGCCACCCGCCCCAAGAGCAACCTGTGGTACGTGGGTGCGTCCTACGCCCTCAGCCCCGCCTGGACGGTGGACGGCACCGTGGCCCGCCTGGCCTACAAAGACGTGTCCAACGCCGACTCCACCCTGGTGGCGGTGCGCGCGCTGTACAAGCTGAGCAAGCGCACCACGGTGTACGGCCAGCTCGGCCACATCAGCAACCAGAGCGCCGTGGCGGTGTCCGTCAGCGGCGGTGCCACCGGCAGCAACCCAGCCCTCGGTGGCAGCCAGACCGGCACCATGGTTGGCATCAACCACGCCTTCTAA
- the mhpT gene encoding 3-(3-hydroxy-phenyl)propionate transporter MhpT has translation MQTTATHAPPGSAGSTKSATLFLCFVVALLEGLDLQSAGIAASRIGAEFHLLPPQIGGMFSAGLLGLLPSAIFGGWLSDRIGRKKVLIGSVLIFGLFSLATAHVWDYPSLLAARFLTGLGLGAALPILIALSSEAAEPHNRSIAVSITYAGVPLGGAIAAVLGMVNFGGDWRGLFYVGGVVPMVIALLLLVLLPESRAYRERQQAPASPSRTAGGLSGLFTQGMWKPTLLLWLASFFVLTVLYMLLNWLPSLLQGKGFSRADAGLVQLVFNFGGAAGSLVVGRLMDSPRRIATALAIYGGMLLSLAGLGLSDSFALVVLAGLLAGFCSLGGQVVLYATAPALYPTSNRGTGVGASITVGRLGAIGGPMIAGQILAAGMGVAGVMAASAPGIVVAAIAALALMRSPHRSTR, from the coding sequence ATGCAAACCACCGCCACCCATGCTCCTCCCGGCAGCGCCGGGTCCACTAAATCCGCCACGCTGTTTCTGTGCTTCGTGGTGGCCCTGCTGGAGGGGCTGGACCTGCAGTCTGCAGGCATCGCCGCCTCGCGCATCGGCGCAGAATTCCACCTGCTGCCGCCGCAGATTGGCGGCATGTTCAGCGCCGGTCTGTTGGGCCTGCTGCCCAGCGCCATCTTTGGCGGCTGGCTGTCGGACCGCATCGGGCGCAAGAAGGTGCTGATCGGCTCGGTGCTGATCTTTGGCCTGTTCTCGCTGGCCACCGCCCATGTGTGGGACTACCCCAGCCTGCTGGCGGCGCGCTTTCTGACCGGCCTGGGCCTGGGTGCGGCGCTGCCGATCCTGATCGCCCTGTCGTCCGAGGCCGCCGAGCCGCACAACCGCAGCATTGCCGTCAGCATCACCTACGCCGGTGTGCCGCTGGGCGGTGCCATTGCCGCCGTGCTGGGCATGGTGAACTTTGGCGGCGACTGGCGCGGCCTGTTCTATGTGGGCGGCGTGGTGCCCATGGTGATTGCCCTGCTGTTGCTGGTGCTGCTGCCCGAGTCGCGGGCCTACCGCGAACGCCAGCAGGCCCCGGCCAGCCCCTCGCGCACCGCCGGTGGCTTGTCGGGCCTGTTCACCCAAGGCATGTGGAAGCCCACCCTGCTGCTGTGGCTGGCCAGCTTCTTTGTGCTCACCGTGCTGTACATGCTGCTGAACTGGCTGCCGTCGCTGCTGCAAGGCAAGGGCTTCAGCCGCGCCGATGCCGGGCTGGTGCAACTGGTCTTCAACTTCGGCGGCGCCGCGGGCTCGCTGGTGGTGGGGCGGCTGATGGATTCGCCACGCCGCATTGCCACCGCCCTGGCCATCTACGGCGGCATGCTGCTGTCGCTGGCCGGGCTGGGCCTGTCGGACAGCTTTGCGCTGGTGGTGCTGGCCGGGCTGCTGGCCGGGTTCTGCTCGCTGGGCGGCCAGGTGGTGTTGTACGCCACAGCCCCGGCGCTGTACCCCACCTCCAACCGCGGCACCGGCGTGGGCGCCTCCATCACCGTGGGCCGCCTGGGTGCCATCGGCGGGCCGATGATTGCCGGGCAGATTCTGGCCGCCGGCATGGGCGTGGCCGGGGTGATGGCCGCATCGGCCCCCGGCATCGTGGTGGCCGCCATCGCCGCCCTGGCGCTGATGCGCTCGCCGCACCGATCCACCCGCTGA
- a CDS encoding SDR family NAD(P)-dependent oxidoreductase: MNPSGQAALVTGAASGLGEATARELARLGAKVAVLDVNMALAEKVAAEIGGVACQCDITNPDSVSASIAKAAAAHGPARILMNVAGIGGAKRVVQKDGSAAPLDAFAKVIAVNLIGTYNMTRLFAAACAQLEPQDGGERGVILFTASVAAFDGQVGQQAYSASKGGLVGMTLPMARDLAQHGIRVCTIAPGLFATPLMQELPEAVQASLAASIPFPSRLGKPSEFAELAAHVVTNGHLNGEVIRLDGALRMAPR, encoded by the coding sequence ATGAACCCCTCAGGACAAGCCGCCCTCGTCACCGGAGCCGCCTCCGGCCTGGGCGAAGCCACCGCCCGCGAACTTGCCCGCCTGGGTGCCAAGGTCGCGGTGCTTGACGTGAACATGGCACTGGCCGAAAAGGTCGCCGCCGAGATCGGTGGCGTAGCCTGCCAGTGCGACATCACCAACCCCGACAGCGTCAGCGCCTCCATAGCCAAAGCCGCTGCCGCCCATGGCCCGGCGCGCATTCTGATGAACGTGGCCGGTATTGGCGGCGCCAAGCGCGTGGTGCAAAAAGACGGCAGCGCCGCACCGCTGGACGCGTTTGCCAAGGTGATTGCCGTCAACCTCATCGGCACCTACAACATGACCCGGCTGTTTGCCGCCGCCTGCGCCCAGTTGGAGCCGCAAGACGGTGGCGAACGCGGCGTTATTTTGTTCACCGCATCGGTTGCCGCATTCGATGGCCAGGTGGGCCAGCAGGCCTACAGCGCGTCCAAGGGCGGACTGGTGGGCATGACGCTGCCCATGGCCCGCGACCTGGCACAGCACGGCATACGGGTGTGCACCATTGCCCCCGGCCTGTTTGCCACGCCGCTGATGCAAGAGCTGCCCGAGGCAGTGCAGGCCTCGCTGGCGGCCAGCATCCCCTTCCCGTCGCGCCTGGGCAAGCCGTCTGAATTTGCCGAGCTGGCCGCGCACGTGGTGACCAACGGCCACCTGAACGGCGAAGTGATCCGCCTGGACGGCGCGCTGCGCATGGCCCCCCGCTGA
- a CDS encoding feruloyl-CoA synthase, with translation MSAPTYRPLRFGVTHVTTRDTPDGVRYVRAAQDLLPYPTRLTDRLAHWAQATPDQTWMAQRVKNADGSLGDWRHISYAQAWQSARNIAQALLGLDLSPERPVVILSENDLDHALLSLGCLVAGVPQCTVSTAYSTISQDFDKLRHVLQTLTPGLVFASSGERFARAITATVGPDVHVVLGSGSIPGRNTTPFSDLLNTPATPAVDAAHAAITGDHIAKFMFTSGSTKLPKAVVVTHGMWSANLQQMNQSMPVLAEEPPVLVDWLPWNHTFGGNHNFGIVIYNGGTLYLDEGKPTPKGMAETLRNLREIAPTIYFNVPTGFEVLAEALQTDALLRKNLFSRVKMFFFAAAALSQPIWDALFASAEREVGERIVMNTGLGMTEGTPFCIAVNSPNVKAGYIGVPTPGLELKLVPTDGKTEVRYRGPNITPGYWRNPESTRDSFDEEGFFCSGDAVQWIDPDDVHQGLKFDGRIAEDFKLSTGTFVSVGPMRAKVIAAGAPYVQDVVLTGINMKELGALLLPTAACRALSGLPDSASLQEVLHSAPVQAHFQQVVNTLAAASTGSATRIARALLLAEPPSLDKGEITDKGSINQRAVLQHRAALVEALHADTLPHILKPTGAPQ, from the coding sequence ATGTCCGCCCCCACCTACCGCCCCCTGCGCTTCGGCGTCACCCATGTCACCACCCGTGACACGCCAGACGGCGTGCGTTATGTGCGGGCCGCGCAAGACCTGCTGCCCTACCCCACGCGCCTGACCGACCGGCTGGCGCACTGGGCCCAGGCCACGCCCGACCAGACCTGGATGGCCCAGCGCGTGAAAAACGCCGACGGCAGCCTGGGCGACTGGCGGCACATCAGCTACGCACAGGCCTGGCAGTCGGCCCGCAACATCGCCCAGGCTTTGTTGGGGCTGGACCTCAGCCCCGAGCGGCCCGTCGTGATCCTGAGCGAAAACGACCTGGACCACGCCCTGCTGTCCCTGGGCTGCCTGGTGGCCGGTGTGCCGCAATGCACCGTGTCCACCGCCTACAGCACCATCAGCCAAGACTTCGACAAGCTGCGCCACGTGCTGCAAACACTGACGCCCGGCCTGGTGTTTGCCAGCAGCGGCGAGCGCTTTGCCCGCGCCATCACCGCCACCGTGGGGCCCGACGTGCACGTGGTGCTGGGCAGCGGCAGCATCCCCGGGCGCAACACCACACCCTTCAGCGATCTGCTCAACACCCCCGCCACCCCGGCGGTGGATGCCGCGCACGCCGCCATCACCGGCGACCACATTGCCAAGTTCATGTTCACCTCGGGCTCGACCAAGCTGCCCAAGGCGGTGGTGGTGACGCACGGCATGTGGAGCGCCAACCTGCAGCAGATGAACCAGTCCATGCCGGTGCTGGCCGAGGAGCCCCCGGTGCTGGTCGATTGGCTGCCGTGGAACCACACCTTTGGCGGCAACCACAACTTTGGCATCGTCATCTACAACGGCGGCACCCTGTACCTGGACGAAGGCAAGCCCACGCCCAAGGGCATGGCCGAGACCCTGCGCAACCTGCGCGAGATTGCGCCCACCATCTACTTCAACGTGCCCACCGGCTTCGAGGTGCTGGCCGAGGCCCTGCAGACCGACGCACTGCTGCGCAAAAACCTGTTCAGCCGCGTCAAGATGTTCTTCTTTGCCGCCGCCGCGCTGTCGCAACCCATCTGGGATGCCCTGTTTGCCAGCGCCGAGCGCGAGGTGGGCGAGCGCATCGTGATGAACACCGGCCTGGGCATGACCGAAGGCACGCCGTTTTGCATCGCCGTCAACAGCCCCAACGTCAAGGCAGGCTACATCGGCGTGCCCACGCCCGGCCTGGAGCTGAAACTGGTGCCCACCGACGGCAAGACCGAGGTGCGCTACCGCGGCCCCAACATCACCCCCGGCTACTGGCGCAACCCCGAGTCCACCCGCGACAGCTTTGACGAGGAAGGCTTCTTCTGCTCGGGCGACGCAGTGCAGTGGATCGACCCGGACGACGTGCACCAGGGCCTGAAGTTCGACGGCCGCATCGCCGAAGACTTCAAGCTCAGCACCGGCACCTTCGTCAGCGTGGGCCCCATGCGCGCCAAGGTGATTGCCGCCGGTGCACCCTACGTGCAAGACGTGGTGCTCACCGGCATCAACATGAAGGAGCTGGGCGCGCTGCTGCTGCCCACCGCCGCCTGCCGCGCACTCAGCGGCCTGCCCGACAGCGCCAGCCTGCAAGAGGTGCTGCACAGCGCGCCGGTGCAAGCCCACTTCCAGCAGGTCGTCAACACCCTGGCCGCCGCCTCCACCGGCAGCGCCACCCGCATCGCCCGCGCCCTGTTGCTGGCCGAGCCGCCCTCGCTGGACAAGGGCGAGATCACCGACAAGGGCTCGATCAACCAGCGCGCCGTGCTGCAGCACCGCGCCGCCCTGGTCGAAGCCCTGCACGCCGACACCCTGCCCCACATCCTCAAACCAACCGGAGCCCCCCAATGA